CTAACGCAATTGTTCTTGAAGTTGATTTTTCAGTGTCAAGTACAGCAATAAAGGTATAGTCAGCGTTTATTACGTTATGTAAAGCGAGTGTCATTGAATTGAAAAAATCATCACCGTAAGTATTGGATACTGCTTCAATAACGGTACGAATTCTGCTTTCCATAATCTACCTTGGTGATTTTTATTATTATTATTATGGCACAGGATTTTTTTTTGTGCGAATAGGGAAATATTGAATAAGAGTTAGGTGAAAAATTAGCTGAAATTGATACATATTTGGTTTGTTTTTGTAAAGGATATGCGGCCTTGTTATTTTAATGTGAAATAGCTCAATATAAGTGGCGAAACAGCTTTTTTACGCTATTCTATAGCTATAATTTCTTTGTATGTTAAATGATGAAAATTTTAATTAATTTAGTGCATTCAGCTATTATAGTTTTATTATTCTGTTTAAGTTTTACACTGAGTGCTAAACCTAATAGCCAGCCAAAATCTGTGGGATAAGTATCCCTTTGTCTGACAATATAAGTCATCGTTATGAGAAATACCTTTTATTTGCGTATAACCATTTAGGTTATAAAGTTATTTTCGATCAAATACTAATTGGCAGGGCTATAGAGTTAGTCGATGAGGGAAAATTGGATGGCATGATGATTGCCGAAAAAGAAATCGAGCAGACTTTTTTTAATTTATTACGTGTTCCTGTTGTCTTAGCAAAAGGTGCGCTAGTACTTTACTGTAACAAAAAAGTCGTTTGTGAAAAGTCAGCATTTAATGATGTAAACAATATTATTGGGGTAACTTCAGGTAAGTCTATTTCGGCTAATTTTATGGAAACAGTGCAGGCGTCGAGCTATGCAATTAAAAGTGATGAAGACCTAGGCTCTATGTTGATAAAAGGCCGGTTACATTATGTGTTACTTATTGATGAAGTGCAGTTGGGTAATCTCGGTAATTTTGATGAAAGCCAATTTAATACGGCTGTTGTCTACCGCTCTGAAGGCTTTCATTATGTTAACAAGAAACACGAAGATCTGTTACCCGGATTAGTTCAAGGACTTCAGTTGGCAATTGAAAAATATGGGCCTTTAGTTAATCCTAATAAATCATCGCTTATAAAACTTTAAGTATTACCTTTAATTTTATAAACGATTGATATTTTAAATCAATCGTTTATTTTTTATTGGTATAGTAATTAGTTGAGAAATACTTGATAAGCCAGATTTTCTGTCGCTTCTTCAAATTGGTAACCTAAAGCATTCAAGTGCTCAAAGAAGTCATTTTCTTTGTCTGTATCCACATCAAAACCTGCAAGCACCTGCCCAAATGCAGCACCATGGTTGCGATAATGAAATAATGTAATATTCCAATGTTCACCCATGGCATCTAAGAACTTTTCTAATGCACCAGGATGTTCTGGAAACTCAAAACTAAAGATTCGCTCGTTATCATTATCAGCACTACTTTTACCGCCTATCATATAGCGAACATGTAACTTTGCTAATTCATTATCGGTAAAGTCGTTCACTTGATAATTTTCACTTGCCAATTCACCAAGGAGTTGTTGTCGCTCTGTTTCGTTACCGCCTAATCGAACACCCACAAAAACATTCGCATCTTTTTGACCGTTATAGCGGTAATTAAACTCGGTAATTGCTCTATTACCTAGCGTTTGACAAAAACGTTTAAAGCTACCTTTTTCTTCTGGGATAGTAACCGCAAGTACCGCTTCTTTATTTTCACCAAGTTCGCAACGTTCTGAAACATAACGTAAAGTGTGAAAATTCATATTGGCACCGGATAATATGGCCGCCAAGGATTCTTCGCCTTTACTTGTAGCACAGTATTTTTGTAAACCGGCTAAAGAAAGTGCACCAGCGGGCTCGGCAATGACGCGCGTTTGCTCAAAAATATCTTTTATTGAGGCACAAATTTCATCAGTATTAACGGTGATAACACCATCACAGTAGCGTTTAATCAAATTAAAAGTATTTTCACCAATACGTTTAACGGCAACACCATCAGCAAATAAACCTACTTGATCAAGATCTACAGGTGTTCCCGCGCTAAGTGCGGCTTTTAAACAGGCTGAATCTTCGGCTTCAACACCAATGATTTTAGTATTTGGACTCAGTTGTTTTAAATATACCGACATCCCAGCAAGTAAACCGCCACCACCGACAGGTATAAAAACTACGTCTGCATGAGGTAATTGTTGTAATAATTCTTTAGCAACAGTACCTTGACCGGCAATAACGTCGACATCGTCAAAAGGATGAATAATTGTTTTGTTTTCGGCTTTAGCATATTCGACAGAAGCGATTTGTGCTTCGTTAAAGCTATTACCGACTAAACGAACTTCACCACCAAAACGTCTAACATTATCAACTTTAATATCAGGTGTTGTTTTAGGCATAACAATTGTTGCTTTGATACCTAATTTATTTGCTGCTAGGGCTAAGCCTTGAGCATGGTTTCCTGCTGATGCGGCAATAACGCCATGAATACATTGTTCTTCGCTTAAACCAGACAGCTTATTATAAGCGCCGCGTAGCTTGAAAGAATGTACAGGCTGTTGGTCTTCACGTTTTAAGTATATTTGATTATTTAAACGTGCAGATAACTTTGTTAACGGAGTTAACTCTGTTTCTACCGCAACATCGTAAATAGGGGCAAGTAAGATACGTCTTAAATAATCTAGTTGTTCGGCATGCTCTGATAATAGCGCTTGGCTTTGTTTTTCGGTCATTGGATCTATACTTCACTTGCTGAGTTAAGTAAAAAACGCCATAACTAAATATAAGACGTTCTTTACTGTAGTACTTAAAAATTAATCGTTATTTATCTTCTAAACCATCTAAAAGTGCACGGTTACGTACCGCACCTTTATCAGCACTAGTTGCTAACATGGCATAATTTTTCAGGGCGTAGCTGATAGGACGAATACGATCAACAGGCTTCCAAGCGTCTTTACCTTTCGCTTCCATCGCAGCACGACGAGAGTTAAGCTCTTCTTCAGGAACTTGTAAGGTGATTTCACGCGTAGGAATATCAATGTGAATAATGTCGCCTTGCTCAACTAATGCGATAGTACCGCCATCGGCTGCTTCAGGAGACACATGACCGATAGATAAACCTGACGTTCCACCTGAGAAACGGCCATCAGTTAACAATGCACAGGCTTTACCTAAACCCATCGATTTTAAGTAAGTGGTTGGGTAAAGCATTTCCTGCATACCTGGACCGCCTTTAGGGCCTTCGTAGCGAATAACTACAACTTCACCTGCAACAACTTTCTTATCAAGAATTGCAGCTACTGCAGCATCTTGGCTTTCGAAAATGTGTGCAGGACCAGTAAATATTAAATTATCATCACTTACGCCTGCTGTTTTCACTACACAACCGTCTATAGCAATGTTTCCTGAAAGTACGGCTAAGCCGCCTTCTAAAGAAAATGCATTTTCAATACTACGAATACAGCCATTTTCTCTGTCGTCATCTAATGTATCCCAACGACAATCTTGGCTAAAGGCTTTAGTGGTACGAATACCAGCAGGGCCTGCACGATAGAATTTTTTAACATCTTCATCATCAGTAACTTTAATATCGTATTTAGCAATAACATCAGCAAGCGTTGTACCGAAAATATTTGGTACATCAGTATTTAATAAACCAGCACGAGCCAATTCACCTAAAATACCAATTACACCACCAGCGCGATGCACATCTTCCATATGATATTCTGGTGTAGAAGGTGCTACTTTACATAATTGAGGTACGATGCGAGATAGTTTATCCATGTCTTCCATGGTGTAATCTATTTCAGCTTCTTGTGCTGTCGCTAATAAATGTAAGATGGTATTTGTTGATCCACCCATGGCAATATCTAAGCACATAGCATTGTGTAAAGCTTCTTTGCTTGCAATATTACGAGGAAGGGCAGATTCATCGTTATCTTGATAATAACGCTTAGTTAACTCAACAATCTGTTTACCAGCATCTAAGAATAATTGCTCTCTATCAGCATGTGTTGCTAACATTGAGCCATTACCCGGTAAAGCTAAACCTAGTGCTTCTGCTAAACAGTTCATTGAATTTGCGGTAAACATACCAGAACATGAACCACAAGTAGGACAAGCAGAACGTTCAACTTTATCAGAATCTTCATCAGATACCGTTGGATCAGCGCCTTTGATCATCGCATCAACTAAATCAAGTTTGATGATTTGGTCAGAAAGTTTAGTTTTACCTGCTTCCATCGGACCACCTGAAACAAAAATTACAGGGATATTTATACGCATTGCTGCCATTAACATACCCGGAGTAATTTTGTCACAGTTTGAAATACAGACCATGGCATCAGCACAATGTGCGTTAACCATGTATTCAACTGAATCAGCAATAAGATCACGTGATGGTAAGCTGTAAAGCATGCCGCTGTGGCCCATAGCAATGCCATCATCAACAGCAATAGTGTTAAATTCTTTCGCAACACCACCGGCTTCTTCAATTGCGCCAGCAACTAACTGTCCCATGTCTTTTAAGTGAACATGACCAGGTACGAATTGCGTAAATGAGTTAACAACAGCAATAATCGGCTTGCCGAAATCACCATCAGTCATTCCAGTTGCACGCCAAAGCGCACGAGCACCGGCCATATTACGGCCTTGAGTTGAAGTTGCAGATCTTAATTTAGGCATGATGTTATGTTCCGTTTGAAAATAGTGAAGTAAATCTTATTTTGAAAACATATTAAAAGAATAGTGTCAGATAATAGGTTTTTAAAATCGAACTTTTGTACATTACTAACTTTTATTTTTTATATGTGACGGTGCAACTTACAGTC
The sequence above is a segment of the Colwellia sp. 20A7 genome. Coding sequences within it:
- the ilvD gene encoding dihydroxy-acid dehydratase, translating into MPKLRSATSTQGRNMAGARALWRATGMTDGDFGKPIIAVVNSFTQFVPGHVHLKDMGQLVAGAIEEAGGVAKEFNTIAVDDGIAMGHSGMLYSLPSRDLIADSVEYMVNAHCADAMVCISNCDKITPGMLMAAMRINIPVIFVSGGPMEAGKTKLSDQIIKLDLVDAMIKGADPTVSDEDSDKVERSACPTCGSCSGMFTANSMNCLAEALGLALPGNGSMLATHADREQLFLDAGKQIVELTKRYYQDNDESALPRNIASKEALHNAMCLDIAMGGSTNTILHLLATAQEAEIDYTMEDMDKLSRIVPQLCKVAPSTPEYHMEDVHRAGGVIGILGELARAGLLNTDVPNIFGTTLADVIAKYDIKVTDDEDVKKFYRAGPAGIRTTKAFSQDCRWDTLDDDRENGCIRSIENAFSLEGGLAVLSGNIAIDGCVVKTAGVSDDNLIFTGPAHIFESQDAAVAAILDKKVVAGEVVVIRYEGPKGGPGMQEMLYPTTYLKSMGLGKACALLTDGRFSGGTSGLSIGHVSPEAADGGTIALVEQGDIIHIDIPTREITLQVPEEELNSRRAAMEAKGKDAWKPVDRIRPISYALKNYAMLATSADKGAVRNRALLDGLEDK
- the ilvA gene encoding threonine ammonia-lyase, biosynthetic; its protein translation is MTEKQSQALLSEHAEQLDYLRRILLAPIYDVAVETELTPLTKLSARLNNQIYLKREDQQPVHSFKLRGAYNKLSGLSEEQCIHGVIAASAGNHAQGLALAANKLGIKATIVMPKTTPDIKVDNVRRFGGEVRLVGNSFNEAQIASVEYAKAENKTIIHPFDDVDVIAGQGTVAKELLQQLPHADVVFIPVGGGGLLAGMSVYLKQLSPNTKIIGVEAEDSACLKAALSAGTPVDLDQVGLFADGVAVKRIGENTFNLIKRYCDGVITVNTDEICASIKDIFEQTRVIAEPAGALSLAGLQKYCATSKGEESLAAILSGANMNFHTLRYVSERCELGENKEAVLAVTIPEEKGSFKRFCQTLGNRAITEFNYRYNGQKDANVFVGVRLGGNETERQQLLGELASENYQVNDFTDNELAKLHVRYMIGGKSSADNDNERIFSFEFPEHPGALEKFLDAMGEHWNITLFHYRNHGAAFGQVLAGFDVDTDKENDFFEHLNALGYQFEEATENLAYQVFLN